The Micromonospora sp. WMMD961 genome has a segment encoding these proteins:
- a CDS encoding hemolysin family protein: MLLPLVGFVALTAGNAFFVAAEFALVTVDRAEIDRRAAAGDQAALTVRTALRELSFQLSGAQLGITITALLTGYLAEPALARIFTPLLRPMAGENTERFTPFLALALATLISMLFGELVPKNAALARPMPAALATAGPMHAFSRAFGWLIRGLNGSANRLVRALGVEPQEELASARSPEELGLLAAISARAGALPSDTAMLLRRTIRFGDKRAAEAMTPRVDVVALRATATVAELLEASRRTGRTRFPVYEETLDLVTGVAGVPDALGVPLAARASTMVGAVAREPVYVPESLNLNGVLAALKAAGADLAIVVDEYGGTDGVVTVEDLVEELVGEIADEFDPASVDDPGATELTVPGGERTVLVDGVLRSDELAEQTGFRLPEGPYETLAGFLMARLGHIPLAGETVEAGGWEFTVVEVERHRIEQARVLRPADPDDDD, translated from the coding sequence ATGCTGTTACCCCTGGTCGGCTTCGTCGCGCTGACCGCGGGCAACGCGTTCTTCGTCGCGGCCGAGTTCGCCCTGGTCACGGTCGACCGCGCGGAGATCGACAGGCGGGCCGCCGCGGGCGACCAGGCCGCCCTGACGGTACGCACGGCGCTACGCGAACTCTCCTTCCAGCTCTCCGGCGCGCAGCTCGGCATCACCATCACCGCGCTGCTCACCGGTTACCTGGCCGAACCGGCCCTGGCCCGGATCTTCACCCCGCTGCTACGCCCGATGGCCGGGGAGAACACCGAGCGGTTCACCCCGTTCCTCGCGCTGGCCCTGGCGACCCTGATCTCCATGCTCTTCGGTGAGTTGGTGCCGAAGAACGCCGCGCTGGCCCGGCCCATGCCGGCGGCACTGGCCACGGCCGGCCCGATGCACGCCTTCTCCCGGGCGTTCGGCTGGCTGATCCGCGGGTTGAACGGCTCGGCGAACCGGCTCGTCCGGGCGCTCGGCGTGGAACCACAGGAGGAGCTGGCCAGCGCCCGCTCGCCGGAGGAACTGGGACTGCTGGCGGCCATCTCGGCCCGGGCCGGCGCGTTGCCGTCGGACACCGCGATGCTGCTGCGCCGCACCATCCGGTTCGGCGACAAGCGGGCCGCCGAGGCGATGACCCCCCGGGTGGACGTCGTCGCGCTGCGCGCCACCGCCACCGTGGCCGAGCTGCTGGAGGCGTCCCGGCGGACCGGACGGACGCGCTTCCCGGTGTACGAGGAGACCCTCGATCTGGTCACCGGGGTGGCCGGAGTGCCCGACGCGCTGGGCGTGCCGCTGGCCGCCCGGGCGTCGACCATGGTCGGCGCGGTGGCCCGCGAGCCGGTGTACGTGCCGGAGAGTCTCAATCTGAACGGCGTGCTGGCCGCGTTGAAGGCCGCCGGCGCCGACCTGGCCATCGTGGTGGACGAGTACGGCGGCACCGACGGGGTGGTCACCGTCGAGGACCTGGTCGAGGAGTTGGTGGGGGAGATCGCCGACGAGTTCGACCCGGCGAGCGTGGACGACCCCGGTGCGACCGAGCTGACCGTGCCCGGCGGTGAGCGCACCGTGCTGGTCGACGGGGTCCTCCGCTCCGACGAGCTGGCCGAGCAGACCGGCTTCCGGCTTCCCGAGGGGCCGTACGAGACGTTGGCCGGGTTCCTGATGGCCCGGCTCGGGCACATCCCGCTGGCCGGTGAGACGGTCGAGGCCGGTGGCTGGGAGTTCACCGTGGTGGAGGTGGAACGGCACCGGATCGAGCAGGCCCGGGTGTTGCGCCCGGCGGATCCGGACGACGATGACTGA